A stretch of the Aspergillus puulaauensis MK2 DNA, chromosome 6, nearly complete sequence genome encodes the following:
- a CDS encoding TFIIH/NER complex subunit SSL1 (BUSCO:EOG09262ILV;~COG:K;~EggNog:ENOG410PG5M;~InterPro:IPR013087,IPR002035,IPR012170,IPR004595, IPR007198,IPR036465,IPR013083;~PFAM:PF04056,PF07975,PF00092,PF13519;~go_component: GO:0000439 - transcription factor TFIIH core complex [Evidence IEA];~go_function: GO:0008270 - zinc ion binding [Evidence IEA];~go_process: GO:0006281 - DNA repair [Evidence IEA];~go_process: GO:0006289 - nucleotide-excision repair [Evidence IEA];~go_process: GO:0006351 - transcription, DNA-templated [Evidence IEA]): MADSDEEYIGAISEDEGDDNVVRGSRGAAGPASKRRKQKGGAEFELSRTWETLVEGADGTISSTVEGLLEASKRKRLLKDTTPLQRGIIRHVVLVLDLSQSMMEKDLRPTRYLLTLRYAQEFVREFFEQNPISQVGIVGLRDGLALRISDMSGNPTEHINAIQDLRSQDPKGLPSLQNGLEMARGALFHTPSHGTREIFIIFGSLLSSDPSDIHQTITTLIDDKIRVGIVGLAAQVAICRELCWKTNGGDDTYYGVALNEQHFRELVMDVTTPPATYSQKQSTGSLLMMGFPSRTIEPFPSLCACHSNPTSRGYLCSRCNSKVCGLPAECPSCGLTLILSTHLARSYHHLFPLMNWVEVPWQRASRSIACFACGIPLPAVPPKEQWQATENLAKGMSVSSRYECTICKNHFCIDCDLFSHEVVHNCPGCQSRVAYHPLDGVSGGQDGLNQMDISK, encoded by the exons ATGGCTGATTCTGATGAAGAATATATTGGAGCCATTTCtgaggatgaaggcgatgacAATGTTGTTCGTGGTTCTCGAGGCGCGGCCGGTCCGGCTTCGAAGCGAAGGAAGCAAAAAGGCGGAGCGGAATTCGAGCTTTCGCGGACATGGGAAACTTTAGTTGAAGGTGCTGATGGCACGATCAGCTCAACAGTCGAAGGGCTCTTAGAAGCCAGTAAGAGGAAGAG GCTCTTGAAGGACACAACACCACTACAGCGCGGCATAATACGCCAtgttgttttggttttggacTTGTCACAGTCAATGATGGAGAAAGACCTGCGGCCAACGCGGTATCTTTTGACTCTGCGATATGCACAAGAGTTTGTGAGAGAGTTCTTTGAGCAAAACCCCATCTCTCAGGTTGGCATTGTTGGATTGAGAGATGGCCTTGCGCTCCGGATCAGCGACATGAGCGGAAACCCTACAGAACATATTAATGCAATACAAGACTTGAGGAGTCAAGATCCGAAAGGTCTTCCTAGTCTGCAGAATGGGCTTGAGATGGCCCGAGGTGCGCTATT TCATACCCCCAGCCACGGAACTCGAGAAATTTTCATCATCTTCGGCTCGTTGCTTTCCTCTGACCCTAGTGACATTCACCAAACGATTACTACACTTATTGATGATAAGATCCGGGTCGGAATTGTGGGACTTGCAGCTCAGGTAGCAATCTGTCGTGAACTATGCTGGAAAACAAACGGTGGTGACGACACCTACTACGGTGTGGCTCTTAATGAACAGCATTTCCGAGAGTTAGTGATGGATGTAACAACCCCACCAGCCACATATTCCCAGAAACAATCCACAGGCTCCCTCTTAATGATGGGCTTCCCATCGCGTACCATTGAACCATTCCCGTCTCTTTGCGCCTGCCACTCTAATCCCACTTCCCGGGGGTACCTATGCTCGCGATGCAATAGCAAAGTTTGCGGTCTTCCTGCGGAGTGCCCATCCTGTGGTCTTACCTTGATTCTATCAACCCATCTCGCACGGTCCTATCACCACTTATTTCCTTTGATGAACTGGGTTGAAGTACCCTGGCAACGTGCTTCTCGCAGCATTGCTTGTTTCGCCTGCGGCATACCTCTTCCCGCCGTTCCTCCGAAGGAACAATGGCAGGCCACTGAGAATCTTGCCAAGGGAATGAGTGTAAGCAGTCGTTACGAATGCACGATTTGCAAAAATCATTTCTGTATTGATTGTGACCTCTTTTCTCATGAGGTGGTGCACAATTGTCCTGGCTGTCAGAGCAGGGTTGCATACCATCCCCTTGATGGTGTTTCTGGGGGACAAGATGGTCTAAATCAAATGGATATCTCAAAATAA
- a CDS encoding Pumilio-family RNA binding repeat-containing protein (COG:J;~EggNog:ENOG410PJNC;~InterPro:IPR001313,IPR016024,IPR011989,IPR033712, IPR033133;~PFAM:PF00806;~go_function: GO:0003723 - RNA binding [Evidence IEA]) has protein sequence MSLLSTALPETGSRSPGEIQSSNNGNGAIRSLSIGREISGHKHPNACISSPEPLETSKLGNLQSPVSQKNDNTSNKKQKLEHFNNAVPLIGNSKMERLLAKLSPKAQVSDTKQATNYETLSKLSEQQFFLDQQKNLLTKNEVHSMGSPEELDKSPGFSVHAGVNGGDSAQDAAIQDGSDPGASELLRLKHELQAANSRIALQEQELAQTRVINHTLDQALGPPSEADFSGRDISEQTFSNLQSAFNASIPNPHLLQDSWSTQEDSQSDISDALSAGAYNRTKRFWPHSTQSVYGVGLNSEKAYGDNNLPLPGASFGQDSSRFWRQSATTPAVPGNGSFHPHRVLSGPSVTPCSFDGPFPEDQGRYFQGSGFGPRHPTAQSNRIGPCFPGASSPWSAFAPCSGDSQGSRSPPSKPNNTYQQVGLYPLPPYHQRPVAPPLSPTATEFSTPSGNSVPWAASSVGGDSIQTYISPLEPLNYRRLLDKNVSCDWKYIVDKIVCNNDQQASIFLQQKLKIGTTEQKYDIIEAIIQQAYSLMVNRFGNFLVQRCFEHGTPKQIIAIANAIKGNTLSLSMDPFGCHVIQKAFDCVPEEHKAVMVHELLRRIPETVIHRYACHVWQKLFELRWSGEPPQIMAKVNDALHGMWHEVALGETGSLVVQNIFENCVEDEKRPAIEEVLTKVDVLAHGQFGNWCIQHICEHGAPHDKSRAIEHIILWSVDYSMDQFASKIVEKCLKIGGAEFLDRYLSRVCTGRTDRPRMPLIDIAGDQYGNYLIQWILMNAASHQRELVATHIRKHMVSLRGSKFGSRVAMLCCNLSHTTRPGPGTGVQMGRFNNFNDDRFQAPTQHVARFSRGSQWNPNYPPFR, from the exons ATGTCTTTGCTTTCGACCGCGCTGCCGGAGACCGGCAGCAGAAGCCCCGGTGAGATACAATCTTCCAACAATGGAAATGGTGCAATTCGCTCCTTATCTATTGGGCGTGAAATATCA GGCCACAAGCACCCAAACGCCTGCATCAGCTCCCCCGAACCCTTGGAGACATCCAAGCTTGGAAACCTTCAGTCTCCCGTTAGCCAGAAAAATGACAATACCTCAAATAAG AAGCAGAAGTTAGAGCATTTCAACAATGCCGTTCCTTTGATAGGGAATTCAAAAATGGAAAGACTGCTAGCGAAACTGTCCCCAAAGGCTCAGGTTTCAGACACCAAGCAGGCCACTAACTATGAGACCCTCTCGAAATTATCAGAGCAGCAATTCTTCCTTGACCAGCAGAAAAACCTTCTGACCAAAAATGAAGTCCACAGCATGGGAAGCCCTGAGGAGCTTGACAAATCTCCTGGTTTTTCGGTGCATGCGGGTGTCAATGGGGGTGATAGCGCACAAGATGCTGCGATTCAAGATGGCTCTGACCCCGGAGCTTCTGAATTACTTCGTCTGAAACACGAACTTCAGGCTGCAAACTCAAGAATCGCCCTGCAGGAACAAGAATTAGCGCAAACCCGTGTTATCAACCATACTCTGGACCAGGCTCTTGGGCCTCCGTCTGAAGCCGACTTTAGTGGGCGCGACATAAGCGAACAAACGTTCAGCAACCTGCAGAGCGCATTCAACGCATCCATACCGAACCCTCATTTACTCCAGGATAGCTGGAGCACGCAGGAAGATTCGCAGTCAGATATATCTGATGCACTTTCCGCCGGCGCTTACAATAGGACTAAGAGATTTTGGCCACATTCTACCCAGTCAGTTTACGGCGTGGGTCTCAACTCGGAGAAGGCCTATGGTGATAACAACCTTCCCCTGCCCGGCGCTTCATTTGGTCAGGATTCGAGCAGATTTTGGAGACaatcagcaacaaccccTGCCGTTCCAGGAAACGGTTCTTTTCACCCGCATCGGGTGCTCTCTGGCCCTTCTGTTACCCCTTGTAGTTTTGACGGTCCATTCCCGGAGGATCAAGGTAGGTATTTTCAAGGCTCGGGGTTTGGACCTCGCCATCCAACTGCTCAGTCGAACCGCATCGGGCCATGTTTCCCCGGGGCAAGCTCTCCCTGGAGTGCATTTGCTCCTTGCTCAGGCGACAGCCAGGGCTCTCGATCACCCCCGAGTAAGCCAAACAACACTTATCAGCAAGTCGGATTGTACCCACTGCCACCTTATCATCAAAGACCTGTTGCACCTCCGCTTTCACCAACAGCGACGGAGTTTTCAACTCCCAGCGGTAATTCAGTTCCATGGGCTGCCTCGTCT GTCGGTGGGGATTCCATCCAGACGTACATTTCGCCACTTGAGCCACTCAACTACCGGCGCCTTCTCGATAAGAACGTTTCCTGTGATTGGAAGTATATAGTGGACAAGATCGTTTGCAACAATGACCAGCAGGCCTCTATATTTTTGCAGCAAAAGCTCAAAATTGGGACAACAGAGCAGAAATATGATATAATCGAAGCCATCATACAACAAGCGTACTCGCTCATGGTAAATCGGTTTGGAAACTTTCTTGTCCAACGTTGCTTCGAACACGGAACCCCTAAGCAGATTATTGCCATTGCGAATGCTATCAAAGGCAATACTTTGAGCCTCAGTATGGATCCTTTTGGTTGCCATGTGATCCAAAAGGCATTCGACTGTGTGCCAGAAGAACACAAAGCCGTTATGGTCCACGAACTTCTGCGCAGGATTCCCGAAACTGTGATCCATCGGTATGCATGCCATGTCTGGCAAAAACTTTTTGAATTACGATGGAGCGGCGAGCCCCCACAAATCATGGCGAAGGTTAACGACGCATTGCATGGAATGTGGCATGAAGTTGCGCTGGGCGAAACTGGAAGTCTCGTGGTTCAGAATATCTTTGAAAACTGCGTTGAAGACGAGAAG CGCCCGGCAATTGAAGAAGTTCTAACCAAGGTCGATGTGCTTGCTCATGGTCAATTTGGAAACTGGTGCATTCAGCACATCTGTGAGCATGGCGCCCCGCATGATAAGAGCCGCGCTATTGAACACATCATCCTTTGGTCTGTGGATTACAGCATGGATCAGTTTGCATCCAAGATCGTTGAGAAATGCTTGAAGATTGGTGGAGCAGAATTCCTAGATCGCTACCTGTCGCGAGTGTGTACTGGTCGGACAGATCGGCCAAGAATGCCGTTAATTGACA TTGCTGGAGACCAATACGGCAACTATCTCATCCAGTGGATTCTTATGAATGCTGCTTCCCACCAGCGGGAGCTTGTCGCAACCCATATTCG AAAACACATGGTCTCTCTCCGAGGATCCAAGTTTGGTTCCCGTGTGGCAATGCTTTGTTGCAATCTGTCTCATACCACTCGCCCAGGACCCGGAACGGGCGTCCAGATGGGTCGGTTCAACAATTTCAACGATGATCGATTCCAGGCACCGACCCAACACGTAGCACGCTTTAGCCGTGGAAGTCAATGGAACCCTAACTACCCCCCTTTTCGTTAG
- a CDS encoding DUF5572 domain-containing protein (COG:S;~EggNog:ENOG410PS96;~PFAM:PF17733) gives MNIVTEPETSSPPFHESTTTLQTEIFEQLRTYPFTKDREFATGLAIILGHPETPASEGEITRNDDLVLQAKCYYFTRKKNLTSPVNIATFKSWLDARPTPSNSLEESQENDSFTVSEVSSSEHIDQVSKPTSQEPTYPTSFTHIVELITTGQPIPGIQEIPDTLLTGQGAPSAKPRRLKPWENEKTT, from the exons ATGAATATAGTCACAGAGCCGGAGACATCATCTCCACCTTTCCACGAGAGCACCACCACCTTGCAAACAGAAATTTTTGAACAATTAAGGACATATCCATTCACAAAGGACCGTGAATTTGCAACGGGTCTTGCGATAATACTCGGACATCCCGAAACACCCGCATCGGAAGGGGAGATAACCCGCAATGATGATTTGGTTCTACAAGCGAAGTGTTATTACTTTACCAG gaagaagaacctTACGTCGCCGGTGAATATTGCGACCTTCAAATCTTGGCTTGACGCAAGGCCGACACCCAGCAATTCCCTGGAAGAATCTCAAGAAAATGATTCTTTCACAGTATCTGAGGTATCATCTTCTGAGCATATAGATCAAGTATCAAAACCCACCTCACAAGAACCAACCTATCCCACTTCCTTTACTCATATAGTCGAGCTTATCACCACCGGCCAGCCTATCCCAGGGATCCAAGAGATACCGGATACTCTTTTGACGGGTCAGGGTGCCCCAAGTGCGAAGCCAAGGAGATTAAAACCCTGGGAGAATGAGAAAACCACCTAG